The following DNA comes from Poecilia reticulata strain Guanapo linkage group LG16, Guppy_female_1.0+MT, whole genome shotgun sequence.
AGGCACAGGACTGGTACGCAGGCCGCTCAGGCCGAGGGACGAAGGCTGGGGGGAGATTGAGGTCATGGATGGGGCCACGCCGAACGGGTTGGAAGAGACGGGTGTTGGTGAAACGCCTCTGCTGGAGATGGTGCTGCCTGGAGTCACGGCCATGCCGGGGACAGGAGACGAGCCTGCAGTGCAGAGATAACAGGTTTATTATTAACAAAGTCTGCAATATTCAACCAGAAAATTCTTTAAATAGGGGTGCAGCGATTGCAGATTTCTGGCTGATCACCGATTACCAATCATTAAGATGCTCGacctgctgattttgatttaCAGGTTTACATTACAgaccatttttatatttagtaatgttgctaaatataaaaagacagtcactgagttggtaacagtgaGGTGACTGTTGTTACAAACAGTCAAACGTCTCACTGGAGAGccaaagaggacagtggttgatttttagacctttgcagAGGCAGATGGAAAAGatgggcttcacatgtaagtattgGCCAATCGTTGATCCCCATACAATTACAAAAATCAAGGCCGATTTATCAGCTGGACATATTCCTAAATTTAATAAGTGGTGGATTAACACATCTAAATATTGTAGCATcttaacagaaaaaagtgaCTTGCATTTCTGTACAAGGATTCAAAGTCTTCCTGAAGACGCTGGTTGTTAACAGGAagaagtttagtggaaggaaaaggtttGCCAGGAGCAAGGATAACTGCAATCTTGAGAGGATTGTCaagaaaaatcttttcaaaagtACACTTTAaagccttaattttagatacgataatttcagactttttaaggatcTGCGAACAACCTGAATATACAAGCTCGACTTTCTGAAACGAGAGATAAAGAGCATATTGATCTGAGACGCGCCTGTGGTGCAGctggtttctcacctgtgttCTGAAGGAAGGGGTTGTTCGACGAAGAGGCCGAGATGGAAGGAGGTGGCGGCTGTTTGGGTTTGGGTTTTGACGACACCAGGGAATCGAGGTCAACGAGCGCCGCATTGGGGCCGAGAAACGACTCCGGAGTCTTTCGGACGGGGAGCGAAGAGCCGAGTGACGACAGGTCAAAGGGCACCGGCGAGCCCGTGCTGTCGCAGCCCGTTGTTGAAGAGCCTCTTCGCTCTGGATCCCCTGAGAGTGAAAAGGGaggcgtgtgtgcgtgtgtgtgtaaacgAGAcgcacaaaaacaaagcaagctGAATGTAATGaatcacactcacacacactacAAGAGGGTGAAATGTGGGTGGGGTTACTGAGATTCTGcacctgagtgtgtgtgtgtgagtccgTGTAGGTTCAGGTGTGAATGTACCTGTGCCATTAGTGTGTTTGGCGGAGCCACTCCAGATGTCGGAGGTGATAGGGTCAGAGGCGGGGACAGGCCCATCCTTTGCCCAGGGGTCCACCGGTCCCCctgaggaggacgtgctgggtGGCACTGGGGAGCCCCAGGGGTCAGCACTGGGTGGGGTCACGGCTACAGGGGAGGAGGGGAGATGCAGGGGAGGGAGGGGTTAACACAACACCATACAGGTAACGACCCACAGCATGGAGGGAGGTGGAAGCTGAGCCGGGTTCAAACAGAAGCACTTCTCTCTCCTTAACCTCTCCACCCCACAAACGTCCTGACTGAGGTCAGAAGAGGTCAGCTGCATTTGTTGCTGTGACTCAATTCGAGCTCAGTGGAGGTGAAGGAGAGACAGCAGGAAGCAacctcaaacatttaaaaataaaaaatagaagcCAAAAAACGGGCAACAGAAGAGACAGTGCTCCATTTGAGACGCAGCCAGTCCCTGAGTAGAAACAAGAGGATAAAAGTCCCTGGTTTAGACACAGAGGGAGAACGGACTCAACATGCCtgcttttttttcagacaaaaccAAAGCACACAGAGGGGAGTTTCGACCAAAGCTGCCCTGATATGAcccatatttttattactttatgtCCACTCTTATGCTGTTGATTCTCGTCcatatttacccagaaagccTGATGAATCCAGTCAGGCGTCTCTGGAAAACAAACCTGGATGACGTTTAACTTTCCACATTTAACTTCAAAGTGCTCAGTCACTTGCTCTGGTTGGCATTAATTAGCCCTCCAACAATATTGTAAAGAAACTTGGTGTCATCTTTCACCAGGACACGCAGCTTAAATCATGCATTCATCAAGTTTCTTGGAGTTAATTCTTTGACCTCCATATATCAGTTCTTTATCATcatcagaaatattaaatattaagccTTCAGTTTATTCAAATTGCTGCAACAAAAGCTCTGTCGAGAACTCAAAATTGGTCCAATTTTAACATCTTTCATTTGGCTCAGTTATGAAGACGGCAGGAAGCAACCTCAAACATTAAGGCCCTAAATTACAGCTAATCTTAATAATTATCATTCCAACAGTAAATTTGTTTCTGACAGCTATTGAGACAGACATTTATCAACGgagcaatattttaaaaaatgttttatccgTTTTCATCTAAAATAAGATCTTTACACCCTCAATGTACTGCCATTAGAACAAATgaattgcagatttttttttgcatgtttctactGGTATTTTGTAAAAACCCTGGTCCATTTCAGTCAGCACAAATCTGCCAGAGATGTGAATTACCTTGGGCTTAactataaacaaacaaacaaagcttcattttgttactttttcctGATATTTTTGTCAGAGtcttttcctctctgcaggTCAAAACTGAAGAAAGTCAGCAGGGGGAGCTTCAGACTGCAGCGCTTTTCAAGCATCCATACTAGAGGGTCGTCTGAACGTTTCATGAGTATTTGCAGCATATTTGTAGACGAAACACTTGTGCTGACAGAGCACCGAACCTGCAGGGATGAACTGTGTATGTTTGTACTCTCACCCAGAGGACAGAAAAGGGCTGCATAAAATGAACACACTCACAGAGGCAGCGTGCATCAGTGTTTTCATGCTTCAAGTTGTAATCAATATGTGGTTGTTTTGCGTATTTAAATGCGACTGTTCTGAGCTAAATGTTTCTTTGCTCTTTGGAGAGGTCTCGTTTTAAACCTGGTGCACAGATAATCACTTCAGCTGAGCTTAAAGCGATTTCCGTAGTTCCTCATAGTTCAACCTTTTGTGAAGCAGCCTTTTATTGTtctgatttcatgttttctcccgTTAGTCTTAAAAGTTTGTACTGTAGCTGGAGCTGCCACTGAGAGTCGTTTCCTCAGCAGATTGGAGCTGcctaaatgtttcttttgcagaaaaaaaactcaaggtTCTCTGCTACAATTTGACATTAAGAGAACAGAATGACCTGCAGTTGAGATGCCTGAGACAGAAAGGCAGAAGCAAAATGCTGAGAACACTCAACCAATTAGAAATGTGTAGAGAACCCTCCACCACAAACCCCACCCTGAGGCTTCAGAGCAGTCTTAATGTGCTACACCTCTAGCAGGGCTGTTTTTTACCCCAGAACTCTGTTTAACTTCCTGGGCACGTAAAGGAAGGACCCCAGTAAAGACTCTGGTTCCTGGAAAAGGTTCCTGCGGTCGAAACGCCCCTTAGGTGGATGAGAAGATCAATTATGAAAGGATTATGACATGACTGGAtgtaaatacacacattttgaaCAGAGAATATGAGGTTTGAAACAAGCAAAGGTTTTGGCGTTCACATCCTCTTCGAGTCAGAAACAGACTTCTGTTTTAAAGCTCTGACCTTTATCCACTGAGCTGATGTGACAACAACCAAGAGCTGTGGCAGCGTACCTGAGTTTCCCCAGGGGTCGACGTTGTTAACCTTGTGGGATGTCTCCCCCCAGGGGTCTGGAGGAGGGGCTACAGTGGGCGCGGTTCCTCCACCCCAGGGGTCAGTGCTTGTAGGGGACGTGGGCGAAGCTACTCCCCATGGATCTGCGGGGGCTGGACCCCATGGACCGGAGGCGGAGGGGCCGGACAGTgtgaggggaggggaggggccGGCAGAGCTCACAGTGGCGTTAGCAGGAGCCCCCCAGGGGTCCACTGCACTCAGCTCCATGAGCGCACTCTGAACAGGGAACAGAAAATGGAATAATGTTACTACAGCGATAGGATGTGAAACTTACACCGCTTTCAGATCGTCCTTTTGCTCTGTTCTTTACGCTTCATGATCAACTCTAAGGACCCAACATGGAATGTGGGCTTGAAGCCACTCCACCCACATTATACCCACATACTTCATCCGAAAAGCCATGGGACTCTtggttgcttctctgattaaagCCTATCAACTTGGGATAATGGCCATATTTTTGTGGGTTTGCAAAGCATGCTCTCTgatttcataaaataaactgaatagaGCTCCGTGACATGTTCAAATCCTGTGACATAGTTCTATAAAATAAGCTTGATCTAAATGTCTTCACAACTTTTTAACCTCGATTTATCTGCTGTATTTCTTGGCCTTCATGGTGTCGTTTATTCACTAAAGTGCTCTCTTTCTGAGGCTTTAATTAAACACAGCTGGTCTCCATTTACTAATTCAGTGATTTGGGGATGTTAATTAGGGATCAGCActcatcagatttttattactaaaacattttgaaaatcacAAACCTGTCAgtcacaaaaatcacaaataaatatattaaagtttttgtttgaactggtaaaaaaaaaagtgaaaacgctgaaacagcaaaaacacaaaatcttagctagtacttttggtctagttcaAGTATACTACCTTTCAggtaactttccagcaagatatagaagcttgttttaagtagaaAGTATTATTGACTCTAAACAAGCTCGTATATcttgtttgttagttttgccttattttcatgagaaactaaaccagaaatactttgtaagatttagAATTTTTGTAATGTAAAGGTTTGAATTTGTTTGGAGGACATTTAATATATCAATGGTTATTATGTCCACCAAAAACAAAGGTTTCTAATTGAGAGATGCAAAACTGTATGGCTATACAGGTCAGTATACTGACACGCACATcttctggttttggtttctctctcttgctctcctCAATGGCCATCTGCAGTCTCAGGTCGTCGCCTCTCCGCAGCCGCTCCTCCTGCCaatcgcacacacacacatgcacacacacagactgatgttagtaacttaataaaacaacatgaaatcAGACACTTGATCCATTTACAACtcaacagaagaaatctgaatttgtgaaaaataatcctaaaaaataataataataataaaaataatcctaaagACCATGAATGATCAGAGTTTATGCGCTTCAATCAGCCAAACCAGAACTGTGTTTTCCAGAATATCCTAGCTGCAGGATAGTTATGCATGTGTTGTACTTGCTTACGTTGCTCCTGCTTGGCAATCTTACCAGGAACAGGCTGAATAAAGTCGAGACTCTTTAAAATTTACTCTATGATATAGCTAACAGAAGAGAAATGTACCCAACTATTAACATCCAACAGCCTGCATATGAGCATAAGACATTCTTACAAAATGCTATCTCTCATGCTACAGTATTACATGAAAGACTGGTTATAACACAGCGGAACAACTAAACCCTGAATAAATGGACCGTATCAAACACTTTCcacttaaaacaactttaagtaaaaacaacaatgaaatcATGTCCAAAATCTCCTTAAAGCTCTTATAGCATTAGTAATAAGCTACATACATGATTTAACCATTGATCAGACAAATTGTTTTgcacacaaacagcaacaaaggTGTCAACTTCACAAAAAGTGCAGCAGGACAGAAGAAGCTTATTTGAAACCAACGCAACAGTTAGATGCATGCTGGAAGGAAGAGGGATCAATACTTACAATCCACGCTTAGGTTATtattatggaaaaatatttgtctctGCCATGCATATATAACACTTTAATCATGGTTGATCAACTGCTTGAAAGCTCATGTTTAATATACAGTGCAGTGAAAATGCATTTCCCCTTCACAGATCTATTCtggttttgcttgtttgttgtatttaaaaGCATCAGATCAAACCGGTTTTAAAGcagttatttcatttaaatgaaaaaataaaacaaaactatccaAACCAACTCGGCTCTGTTTGAGACAAAAACACTTAGTCACATTTTGCGGTTGAATGTCACTAGTCACATCCAGGCCTGATTATTACCTGACCTGTAGAAAGGTCAAGAAACCACTCAAACAGGACCTGAAAACACATGTggagcaaaagaaacaaatcactGACACCTTTCAGTCTGGAAAGGATTAGCAAGCTGTTTTAAGGCTTCGAGACTCTTGTGAACCACCGTTAGCCTTCCAAAGAGTCACCGGCcaataaaaattattctaaGAACGTATCAACGACTTTacacaaaataactcaagaACTCTAGGCTTTGTTTGCTTCAGCTAAGGTCAGTGTTTATGACAATAAGATGTCACTTCAAGCAAAGTTCCAGGGCCAAAACCAATGCTGATCACAACAAGCATAATCCACTTTAGATGATACAGCACCAATCGTGTTAACAACTCTCCTGgcagctgaaaatgtataaGACTAATTGTCAGTTCTAGCAGTCATCGATACagctttttattggttttagaGGAACTTTTTCACATAGTACTAAGCTGATTCggaaagcttttttctttcatttctaagATCAGttcaaaactgcattttttttactctggttATGTCTGACATAAAATAGGTTTGAAGCATTTAAGAGtggcaaaaaagcaaaaacagaagttatAAAAGGGGTAAACACTTtttgaaagcactgcatctcattaaaatgattgGAATCAGGTCTTTACATGTACTCTATGAATGCACGCgctgtaaaaacagaaagcaacagCAAACTGAGTTATCTCAATAGAATTTTGATAGTCTGATGAAAATGTGTGTAGGCAGCAAAATGCCACAAATCACATGAgcattaattcattttcttgATTAATCAATATTTAGCATTGAGTGGAGAAATTCCATCTGACAGAAAGACAAATAGTTGATGACTGGCTCCCCAGTCAGCTCAGCACACTCCTTGCCCCTGACCTTTTGGTGAATCTCTTTGCTGAGTGTGATTGCATAGCGAAGCTCTGCATCCTCCAGAGGGTCCGCGCTAGTCTGGGGGAGGTCAGCAGTTAAATTGTGAGAGCAAAGCTAGGTGTACAGCAGCAGGGAACACGATCCTTAATATTCCTTTGTGtgtgctgctgctcctgt
Coding sequences within:
- the epn1a gene encoding epsin-1 isoform X4, encoding MSTSSLRRQVKNIVHNYSEAEIKVREATSNDPWGPSSSLMSEIADLTYNVVAFSEIMSMVWKRLNDHGKNWRHVYKAMTLMEYLIKTGSERVAQQCRENIYAVQTLKDFQYIDRDGKDQGLNVREKAKQLVTLLKDEEKLREERIHALKTKEKMAQTTSASSAPSAPSLGGSLSMGSHSGDPDQAWPQSSGEEDLQLQLALAMSKEEAEQEERLRRGDDLRLQMAIEESKREKPKPEDSALMELSAVDPWGAPANATVSSAGPSPPLTLSGPSASGPWGPAPADPWGVASPTSPTSTDPWGGGTAPTVAPPPDPWGETSHKVNNVDPWGNSAVTPPSADPWGSPVPPSTSSSGGPVDPWAKDGPVPASDPITSDIWSGSAKHTNGTGDPERRGSSTTGCDSTGSPVPFDLSSLGSSLPVRKTPESFLGPNAALVDLDSLVSSKPKPKQPPPPSISASSSNNPFLQNTGSSPVPGMAVTPGSTISSRGVSPTPVSSNPFGVAPSMTSISPQPSSLGLSGLRTSPVPPNPMLGMVQPGMGLGPMSVGMGPPGMGLGMMQASPMGMPFSGLSPMGPPGSALLGPGAMPPPQQILGGPTGAGGMMGAGGSMGGGGTAGASTNPFLL
- the epn1a gene encoding epsin-1 isoform X3, which translates into the protein MSTSSLRRQVKNIVHNYSEAEIKVREATSNDPWGPSSSLMSEIADLTYNVVAFSEIMSMVWKRLNDHGKNWRHVYKAMTLMEYLIKTGSERVAQQCRENIYAVQTLKDFQYIDRDGKDQGLNVREKAKQLVTLLKDEEKLREERIHALKTKEKMAQTTSASSAPSAPSLGGSLSMGSHSGDPDQAWPQSSGEEDLQLQLALAMSKEEAEQEERLRRGDDLRLQMAIEESKREKPKPEDVRSALMELSAVDPWGAPANATVSSAGPSPPLTLSGPSASGPWGPAPADPWGVASPTSPTSTDPWGGGTAPTVAPPPDPWGETSHKVNNVDPWGNSAVTPPSADPWGSPVPPSTSSSGGPVDPWAKDGPVPASDPITSDIWSGSAKHTNGTGDPERRGSSTTGCDSTGSPVPFDLSSLGSSLPVRKTPESFLGPNAALVDLDSLVSSKPKPKQPPPPSISASSSNNPFLQNTGSSPVPGMAVTPGSTISSRGVSPTPVSSNPFGVAPSMTSISPQPSSLGLSGLRTSPVPPNPMLGMVQPGMGLGPMSVGMGPPGMGLGMMQASPMGMPFSGLSPMGPPGSALLGPGAMPPPQQILGGPTGAGGMMGAGGSMGGGGTAGASTNPFLL
- the epn1a gene encoding epsin-1 isoform X1; its protein translation is MSTSSLRRQVKNIVHNYSEAEIKVREATSNDPWGPSSSLMSEIADLTYNVVAFSEIMSMVWKRLNDHGKNWRHVYKAMTLMEYLIKTGSERVAQQCRENIYAVQTLKDFQYIDRDGKDQGLNVREKAKQLVTLLKDEEKLREERIHALKTKEKMAQTTSASSAPSAPSLGGSLSMGSHSGDPDQAWPQSSGEEDLQLQLALAMSKEEAEQTSADPLEDAELRYAITLSKEIHQKEERLRRGDDLRLQMAIEESKREKPKPEDVRSALMELSAVDPWGAPANATVSSAGPSPPLTLSGPSASGPWGPAPADPWGVASPTSPTSTDPWGGGTAPTVAPPPDPWGETSHKVNNVDPWGNSAVTPPSADPWGSPVPPSTSSSGGPVDPWAKDGPVPASDPITSDIWSGSAKHTNGTGDPERRGSSTTGCDSTGSPVPFDLSSLGSSLPVRKTPESFLGPNAALVDLDSLVSSKPKPKQPPPPSISASSSNNPFLQNTGSSPVPGMAVTPGSTISSRGVSPTPVSSNPFGVAPSMTSISPQPSSLGLSGLRTSPVPPNPMLGMVQPGMGLGPMSVGMGPPGMGLGMMQASPMGMPFSGLSPMGPPGSALLGPGAMPPPQQILGGPTGAGGMMGAGGSMGGGGTAGASTNPFLL
- the epn1a gene encoding epsin-1 isoform X2; the protein is MSTSSLRRQVKNIVHNYSEAEIKVREATSNDPWGPSSSLMSEIADLTYNVVAFSEIMSMVWKRLNDHGKNWRHVYKAMTLMEYLIKTGSERVAQQCRENIYAVQTLKDFQYIDRDGKDQGLNVREKAKQLVTLLKDEEKLREERIHALKTKEKMAQTTSASSAPSAPSLGGSLSMGSHSGDPDQAWPQSSGEEDLQLQLALAMSKEEAEQTSADPLEDAELRYAITLSKEIHQKEERLRRGDDLRLQMAIEESKREKPKPEDSALMELSAVDPWGAPANATVSSAGPSPPLTLSGPSASGPWGPAPADPWGVASPTSPTSTDPWGGGTAPTVAPPPDPWGETSHKVNNVDPWGNSAVTPPSADPWGSPVPPSTSSSGGPVDPWAKDGPVPASDPITSDIWSGSAKHTNGTGDPERRGSSTTGCDSTGSPVPFDLSSLGSSLPVRKTPESFLGPNAALVDLDSLVSSKPKPKQPPPPSISASSSNNPFLQNTGSSPVPGMAVTPGSTISSRGVSPTPVSSNPFGVAPSMTSISPQPSSLGLSGLRTSPVPPNPMLGMVQPGMGLGPMSVGMGPPGMGLGMMQASPMGMPFSGLSPMGPPGSALLGPGAMPPPQQILGGPTGAGGMMGAGGSMGGGGTAGASTNPFLL